From the genome of Pukyongia salina, one region includes:
- a CDS encoding T9SS type A sorting domain-containing protein has translation MKTKITLFMAALFINFAMNAQYQKSIIESSRHFHDLNIVPLTDGSSDYVVAGNLFNASLSSGLLMLQRIDNLGNVVWINQYTHSTFQNLRIFDAVAYESLVVITGSVDVAGSRHVFISKIHATTGLMIDAKYYEIVSANFNSVGLHIEATETDATGNGLGDVGFIVSGFFSDCYNVNVNCNNNIGFVLRTDFGLNELWTIEIDTNLSTNTDDFDFANGITETDNGYLITGSCTAQLALGGEQQAVLAHKIDFLGAVQWDQSYYFGNNRDISVDAYYDSAADELFMLTNYSFSHYFGITVLDDSVPGAGSIDLSRSWYAFEWNDLNRYGFTVMESVADANNLVISGYDRDESWVDGNNNPQFGNSNVFVYEFNKTTGSQVGPLYQYTVPHVEPTGDDYNFWFWQMPLMYYPDISYQINDPANVNSAYYHLGYRTMGTGTTQSEMFRTTSAKINNCDYIDRTINSAGINPISVPVISGFVPNTDFTTTINNAPVTITENFCESTLGIGDAGYEQPGIYPNPASSQIFVSGGEFTHFTIISSLGVIVKEGKLKPDNSIAIEDLTSGVYVIYLLGENGELFAHKFIKNQ, from the coding sequence ATGAAAACAAAAATTACTTTATTCATGGCAGCCTTATTTATAAACTTCGCCATGAATGCCCAATATCAGAAAAGTATCATAGAGAGCAGTAGGCACTTTCACGATCTTAACATTGTACCTTTAACGGATGGTAGTTCCGATTATGTGGTCGCAGGTAACCTGTTCAACGCTTCACTTTCAAGTGGCCTGTTGATGTTGCAAAGAATAGATAATCTGGGCAACGTGGTCTGGATCAATCAATACACACATTCAACTTTTCAAAACCTGCGAATTTTCGACGCTGTTGCCTACGAAAGTCTTGTGGTAATCACCGGCTCGGTAGATGTGGCCGGATCGCGTCATGTGTTTATCTCTAAAATTCATGCCACCACAGGTTTAATGATCGACGCAAAGTATTACGAAATTGTTTCGGCTAATTTTAATTCGGTTGGACTCCATATCGAAGCCACCGAAACGGATGCTACGGGGAATGGTTTAGGTGATGTTGGTTTTATAGTGAGCGGTTTCTTTAGTGACTGTTATAACGTTAATGTAAATTGTAATAACAATATTGGTTTTGTGCTCCGCACCGACTTTGGTCTAAATGAACTGTGGACGATCGAGATCGACACAAACTTATCTACAAATACAGACGATTTCGATTTTGCAAATGGTATCACAGAGACGGATAATGGTTATTTGATTACGGGAAGTTGCACCGCTCAATTGGCTTTGGGAGGCGAACAACAGGCCGTACTTGCACATAAAATTGACTTTTTGGGGGCTGTTCAATGGGATCAGAGTTATTACTTCGGTAATAACAGGGATATAAGCGTGGATGCTTATTACGATAGTGCGGCAGACGAGTTGTTTATGCTTACCAATTATTCTTTTTCGCATTATTTTGGAATTACAGTATTGGACGATAGCGTACCGGGGGCAGGTTCTATAGATCTTTCAAGGAGTTGGTATGCTTTTGAATGGAACGACCTGAACCGATATGGCTTCACCGTTATGGAATCTGTTGCTGATGCGAATAATTTAGTGATCTCGGGTTACGACAGGGATGAGTCATGGGTAGATGGAAATAATAATCCGCAATTTGGAAACAGCAATGTGTTTGTATACGAATTCAATAAAACCACTGGGAGCCAGGTGGGGCCGTTGTATCAATATACGGTGCCTCATGTAGAACCCACTGGGGATGATTACAATTTTTGGTTTTGGCAAATGCCACTTATGTATTACCCGGATATTAGTTATCAGATAAACGATCCTGCCAATGTGAACTCCGCTTATTACCATCTTGGGTATCGCACTATGGGAACAGGAACTACCCAATCTGAGATGTTCCGTACAACAAGTGCAAAGATCAATAACTGCGATTATATTGATAGAACGATTAATTCCGCTGGTATAAACCCTATCTCGGTTCCGGTTATTTCGGGCTTTGTTCCCAATACTGACTTTACAACCACCATCAATAATGCGCCTGTAACCATAACAGAAAACTTTTGTGAGTCAACCTTGGGGATAGGTGATGCAGGATACGAACAACCTGGTATATACCCAAATCCAGCTTCTTCCCAGATCTTCGTAAGTGGAGGAGAGTTCACTCATTTCACGATTATTAGCTCTCTTGGCGTGATCGTGAAGGAAGGGAAGCTGAAGCCTGATAATTCGATCGCAATTGAAGATCTTACCTCCGGAGTGTATGTGATTTACCTATTGGGAGAGAATGGCGAATTATTTGCTCATAAGTTTATAAAAAACCAGTAA
- the recG gene encoding ATP-dependent DNA helicase RecG, producing MNTNFLQTPIEYLKGVGPNRADLLKKELGIHTFQDLINLFPNRYLDRTRYYKISELQKTNAEVQLIGKITHIKTVEQKRGKRLVATFADESGKMELVWFRGIKWIRENLKINDPYVIFGRANWFNDHFSMPHPEMELQEEHEKSLRSAMQAVYPSTEKLNSRGITNRVIIKLMEQLFVESKNNFAESLSNTILNSLKLLPKKEALFNIHFPKDATLLARAQYRLKFEELFYIQLQLLRKNLVHKSKIKGYPFTKVGEYFNTFYSEHLPFQLTTAQKRVIKEIRKDVGSNAQMNRLLQGDVGSGKTIVAFMSMIIGIDNGFQACLMAPTEILSVQHYNSLLDWCNKLKISISILTGSTTTSNRREIHENLENGSLQILVGTHALLEDKVKFKNLGIAVIDEQHRFGVAQRSKLWQKNKKPPHILVMTATPIPRTLAMSVYGDLDISVIDELPPGRKSIKTVHRFDANRLKVFRFLKEEISKGRQVYIVYPLIEESEALDYKDLMDGYESIVREFPLPEYQISIVHGKMKPADKDFEMDRFVKGETQIMVATTVIEVGVDVPNASVMVIESAERFGLSQLHQLRGRVGRGAEQSYCILMTGHKLTHDARTRLETMVRTNDGFEIAEMDLKLRGPGDLMGTQQSGVLNLRIADIVKDGEILKIARSYAFQTLKEDPALEHPENAPVKHTYSQLAKYRNIWNYIS from the coding sequence ATGAATACCAATTTCCTTCAAACTCCCATTGAATATCTAAAAGGTGTGGGGCCTAACAGGGCAGATCTCCTCAAGAAAGAGTTGGGTATTCACACTTTTCAGGATCTTATCAATCTTTTTCCTAATCGTTATCTGGATCGTACGCGATATTATAAGATTTCCGAATTACAAAAAACGAACGCAGAGGTTCAACTCATCGGTAAGATCACGCATATTAAAACAGTAGAGCAAAAACGAGGAAAACGCCTGGTTGCCACCTTTGCCGACGAGAGCGGAAAAATGGAACTGGTATGGTTTCGAGGTATAAAATGGATCCGTGAGAACTTAAAGATAAATGATCCCTATGTGATCTTCGGAAGGGCAAACTGGTTTAACGATCACTTTTCTATGCCTCATCCCGAAATGGAATTACAGGAAGAACATGAAAAAAGTCTTCGATCGGCCATGCAGGCAGTATATCCTTCCACCGAAAAATTAAATAGTCGAGGTATCACGAACAGGGTGATCATTAAGTTGATGGAACAACTGTTTGTTGAGTCCAAAAATAACTTCGCTGAGAGTCTTTCAAATACCATTCTAAATAGCCTGAAATTACTGCCAAAAAAGGAGGCACTTTTCAACATTCATTTTCCTAAAGATGCAACGCTTTTGGCAAGGGCACAATACCGATTAAAATTTGAAGAATTATTCTATATTCAGCTCCAACTTCTTCGAAAAAATCTTGTCCACAAATCGAAAATTAAAGGCTATCCTTTTACGAAAGTAGGGGAGTATTTCAACACCTTTTATTCGGAACATTTACCCTTCCAACTTACCACTGCGCAAAAGCGAGTTATCAAAGAAATTAGAAAGGATGTAGGTAGCAATGCACAAATGAACCGCTTGTTGCAAGGAGATGTGGGAAGCGGGAAGACCATAGTTGCGTTCATGTCAATGATTATAGGCATTGACAACGGTTTTCAAGCCTGTTTAATGGCGCCAACTGAAATTTTGTCAGTCCAACACTATAATAGTTTATTGGATTGGTGTAATAAGTTGAAAATCAGTATTTCTATTCTCACTGGTTCAACCACCACTTCAAATAGACGAGAAATTCACGAAAATCTCGAAAATGGCTCTTTACAGATACTTGTTGGCACACATGCATTGCTCGAAGATAAGGTGAAATTTAAAAATTTGGGCATTGCTGTGATCGATGAACAACACCGTTTTGGTGTGGCTCAAAGAAGTAAACTCTGGCAAAAAAATAAGAAGCCTCCTCACATTCTTGTAATGACTGCAACTCCAATTCCCCGAACCCTTGCAATGAGTGTTTATGGCGACCTGGATATTAGTGTGATCGATGAACTTCCACCGGGTAGAAAATCTATAAAAACGGTACACAGATTCGACGCAAACAGACTTAAGGTTTTTCGCTTTCTGAAGGAAGAAATTTCGAAGGGCAGGCAGGTGTATATTGTATACCCGCTAATAGAGGAAAGTGAGGCTCTGGACTATAAGGATCTCATGGATGGTTATGAGAGTATTGTGAGAGAGTTTCCGTTGCCGGAATATCAAATATCAATTGTTCATGGAAAAATGAAACCGGCCGATAAAGATTTTGAAATGGACAGGTTTGTAAAAGGAGAAACACAGATCATGGTGGCGACCACCGTCATTGAAGTTGGTGTTGATGTCCCAAACGCTTCCGTAATGGTAATAGAAAGCGCCGAACGGTTTGGATTGTCCCAACTCCACCAACTTCGCGGCCGCGTAGGCCGCGGTGCGGAACAAAGCTATTGCATCCTAATGACCGGCCATAAACTCACTCACGATGCCCGTACGCGATTGGAAACCATGGTCCGCACCAATGACGGCTTCGAAATTGCCGAAATGGACCTAAAACTACGGGGACCCGGCGATCTAATGGGAACTCAGCAAAGCGGTGTACTTAACTTAAGGATCGCAGATATTGTAAAAGACGGGGAAATACTAAAGATAGCCCGCTCCTATGCCTTTCAAACCCTGAAAGAGGATCCAGCCCTTGAACACCCTGAAAACGCTCCTGTTAAGCATACTTATTCTCAATTAGCTAAATACAGGAACATCTGGAATTATATTTCGTGA
- a CDS encoding DUF7935 family protein — protein MEDISQILNYVAYLLPAIVVGIIAYYFFKGHSANEEGRRRYLIQKEAQNKVLPMRLQAYERITLLMERLDPNKLLIRVKPFSDDIEKYETLLINNIEQEFEHNVAQQIYVTPECWNLVNAAKNATIHIIRQAAMHEKDNGADQMREYLLRNFMEEITPSQKALAYIKKEVGELF, from the coding sequence ATGGAAGATATTTCTCAGATACTGAACTACGTAGCCTACTTGTTACCTGCCATAGTGGTTGGGATCATTGCTTATTATTTTTTCAAAGGCCATTCGGCGAATGAAGAAGGGCGCCGCAGGTATTTAATTCAGAAAGAAGCCCAGAATAAAGTACTACCAATGCGTTTACAGGCCTATGAGCGCATAACACTGCTTATGGAGCGTCTGGACCCTAATAAGCTACTTATTCGCGTAAAACCATTCTCAGACGACATTGAGAAGTACGAAACCCTGCTTATTAATAATATTGAACAAGAATTTGAGCACAATGTGGCACAACAGATCTATGTGACCCCGGAATGCTGGAATCTTGTGAATGCTGCAAAAAATGCCACGATTCATATTATCAGGCAGGCCGCTATGCATGAAAAGGACAATGGTGCCGACCAAATGCGTGAATATTTACTTCGGAACTTCATGGAAGAGATCACCCCCTCTCAGAAAGCCCTGGCTTATATCAAAAAAGAGGTAGGGGAACTGTTTTAA
- a CDS encoding patatin-like phospholipase family protein produces the protein MKRALVISGGGSKGAFAGGVAQYLMQERGFDYQLFVGTSTGSLLISHLALNNPEKIKKVYTSVRQEDIFSHRPFVVKKGKFGEKQIGIDHFKVLRNFWRGSKTFGESYNLRTLISNTLTEKEFEKLQASSKDVVVTVSNLSLNQVEYKSVNDFSYSDFCDWIWISCNYIPFMSLVKKDGCEYADGGFGSMVPIEEAINRGATIVDVIILETEMTYYNRMHSRNPFSLLTNMHAFMLDRVEKQNIRIGKFVAGHHKAVINFYYTPTVLTTNSLIFDNKQMTQWWDSGYLYAKSQNEETSEIHPQDS, from the coding sequence ATGAAACGTGCTCTAGTAATATCAGGCGGTGGTAGCAAGGGAGCCTTTGCTGGAGGTGTGGCTCAATATCTCATGCAGGAAAGAGGCTTCGATTATCAATTATTTGTTGGCACTTCAACAGGCAGCCTGCTTATTTCCCATCTGGCTTTGAACAACCCCGAGAAAATAAAGAAAGTCTATACCTCGGTTCGCCAGGAAGATATTTTTAGTCATCGTCCTTTCGTAGTAAAAAAAGGGAAGTTTGGTGAAAAACAGATCGGGATCGATCATTTTAAGGTGTTGCGTAATTTTTGGAGAGGGAGTAAGACTTTTGGTGAAAGCTATAATCTTAGAACGTTGATATCCAATACTCTAACCGAGAAAGAGTTTGAAAAATTACAGGCAAGCAGCAAGGATGTGGTTGTTACAGTTTCTAACCTGTCCCTAAACCAGGTAGAATATAAATCTGTAAACGATTTTAGTTATAGTGATTTTTGTGATTGGATCTGGATCTCTTGTAATTACATTCCGTTTATGAGCCTGGTAAAGAAGGATGGCTGTGAGTATGCAGATGGAGGCTTTGGGAGCATGGTGCCTATAGAAGAGGCCATCAACAGGGGTGCCACTATTGTAGATGTTATTATCCTCGAAACCGAAATGACTTACTATAACCGTATGCATTCCAGGAACCCGTTCTCCCTGCTAACCAATATGCACGCCTTTATGCTGGACAGGGTAGAGAAACAAAATATCCGAATTGGTAAATTTGTGGCGGGACACCACAAGGCTGTGATAAACTTCTATTATACACCAACAGTGCTTACTACCAACTCACTTATTTTCGACAATAAACAGATGACCCAGTGGTGGGATAGTGGTTACCTCTATGCTAAAAGTCAGAACGAAGAAACCAGCGAAATTCATCCGCAGGATTCTTAA
- a CDS encoding M1 family metallopeptidase: protein MTKFGRAFASLYFMKHFLFILITIVTSVGHAQQTEVVDFKKIDASITFEPDTKKVIGDLYVEFHVIKASDSLYLDAIGMEITKISSKGVQVGSTRDKIWIHGNFETGKTYQTSFSYIAYPRQTLYFTGDQIWTQGQGKYTSHWLPSIDDMNDKIEFDLQIIANPQVTVIANGALKEVNSIDTDSRAWRFDMVQPMSSYLVAVAIGDFRKKEINSHSGIPIELYFKPEDSLKVEPTYRHTREIFDFLEAEIGIPYPWQNYKQIPVRDFLYAGMENTTATIFSEAFVVDSIGFNDRNYINVNAHELAHHWFGNLVTESSGDHHWLQEGFATYYAHLVEKELFGSDYYYWQLYQTAEQLRELSEAGKGESLLNPKASSLTFYEKGAWALHVLRELIGDEAFKTAIANYLSNNKFGNVTTADFLREVRAVSTVDIDHWEEDWLKQTAFNSTQVFNSLSRSEFMNRYFQISSLRATPVMQKIGELRDAILGGNDFIGQEAVYQLSGEDRFVTHALYEHALDSDNLYIRQAVAVSMDGVSERLKPKFEKLLQDSSYVTIEAALYNLWSSFPEDRTRYLEITRSVEGFQDKNVRQLWLALAVITEGYRTDEKTSFVNELRGYTSNTYSFEVRQLAFRYVNDLRLFNDEVLDNLIDASVHHNWRFRNASRTLFSEIIKNPGTGDEILKRLDTYSEKEQQFLQTQLKA, encoded by the coding sequence ATGACTAAATTTGGCAGAGCATTTGCTTCTCTGTACTTTATGAAACACTTTCTCTTCATTTTAATAACAATTGTTACTTCGGTTGGACATGCCCAACAAACAGAGGTAGTAGATTTCAAAAAGATAGACGCGAGTATTACATTTGAACCTGATACGAAAAAGGTTATAGGTGATTTATATGTCGAATTTCATGTAATAAAAGCGTCCGATTCTTTATATCTTGATGCGATTGGCATGGAAATAACAAAGATATCCTCAAAAGGAGTACAGGTAGGATCTACCCGGGATAAAATTTGGATCCATGGTAACTTTGAAACAGGGAAGACTTACCAGACCAGCTTTAGTTATATTGCTTACCCACGGCAGACTCTTTATTTTACAGGCGATCAGATCTGGACTCAGGGCCAGGGAAAATATACGTCGCACTGGCTGCCTTCCATAGATGATATGAACGATAAGATCGAGTTCGATCTTCAGATAATTGCCAATCCCCAGGTAACGGTAATAGCTAATGGGGCATTAAAGGAAGTAAATAGTATCGATACGGATAGCCGCGCATGGCGATTCGATATGGTGCAACCCATGTCCAGCTACCTCGTGGCAGTGGCGATAGGCGATTTCAGAAAAAAAGAAATAAATTCACATTCGGGGATACCCATAGAGTTATACTTCAAACCCGAGGATTCTTTAAAGGTTGAACCCACCTACAGGCATACCCGGGAGATCTTTGACTTCCTTGAGGCGGAGATCGGGATTCCTTATCCGTGGCAAAATTATAAGCAAATTCCGGTACGTGATTTTCTATATGCAGGGATGGAGAATACAACCGCCACCATTTTCTCTGAAGCATTTGTGGTAGATTCCATTGGTTTTAACGACAGAAACTATATAAATGTAAATGCCCATGAGCTGGCGCATCACTGGTTTGGTAATTTGGTCACCGAATCCTCTGGTGATCATCACTGGCTGCAGGAAGGCTTTGCAACTTACTATGCCCATCTAGTGGAAAAAGAATTATTTGGCAGTGATTATTATTACTGGCAGTTATATCAAACGGCCGAGCAATTACGCGAATTAAGTGAGGCCGGGAAAGGAGAATCGCTGTTAAATCCGAAGGCATCCTCCCTAACTTTCTACGAAAAGGGCGCCTGGGCATTACACGTTTTACGTGAGCTGATAGGAGATGAGGCATTTAAAACAGCAATCGCAAATTATCTATCAAATAATAAATTTGGTAATGTGACGACCGCCGATTTTCTGCGAGAGGTGCGAGCGGTATCAACGGTCGATATAGATCACTGGGAAGAGGATTGGCTGAAACAAACAGCTTTTAATTCTACACAGGTGTTCAATTCACTGTCCAGATCCGAATTTATGAACCGGTATTTTCAGATCTCCTCCTTACGGGCTACACCTGTAATGCAAAAAATAGGGGAGTTGCGAGATGCTATTTTGGGGGGCAATGATTTTATTGGTCAGGAAGCAGTTTATCAGCTGTCTGGAGAGGACCGCTTTGTAACCCACGCCCTTTACGAACATGCACTCGATAGTGATAATCTCTATATCAGGCAGGCCGTAGCGGTTTCTATGGATGGAGTATCGGAACGGCTTAAACCTAAATTCGAAAAATTGCTGCAAGATTCTAGTTACGTTACCATCGAGGCTGCTTTGTACAACCTATGGAGCTCATTTCCCGAGGACCGGACGAGATATCTGGAAATCACGCGTTCGGTAGAAGGGTTTCAGGACAAGAATGTACGACAATTATGGCTCGCCCTGGCCGTTATCACAGAGGGCTATAGAACCGATGAGAAAACAAGCTTTGTTAACGAATTGAGAGGATACACCAGTAATACATACAGTTTCGAGGTTAGACAACTGGCTTTCAGGTATGTGAATGATCTTCGTCTATTCAACGATGAGGTACTGGATAACCTTATAGACGCTTCAGTGCATCACAATTGGAGATTTCGAAATGCATCCCGAACCTTATTTTCAGAAATAATAAAAAATCCCGGAACGGGAGATGAGATCTTAAAAAGGCTGGACACTTATTCTGAAAAGGAACAGCAATTCTTACAAACCCAATTAAAAGCATGA